The sequence below is a genomic window from Paenibacillus silvisoli.
GGCAGAATATGGGAGCTCCTCGATTTGCCGATGACGGCCAACCAGCTTGTCGACGAGCTGGTGTCGGAATATAGCGTGGCGCGGACAACATGCGAGGAGCAGGTGGATGCTTTTCTTCGGAAGCTGCACCAGGAATCGCTGATCGAGGTTCGAAGCCTTGAAGCGCAGCGTTAGGAGGTTTCTTGCGCTGCCCGCGGAAAGCAAGAGCTTCATGCTCGAAGCTTTCATCTGTTTAGGCTGGGCGCGGCTATTAAAAGCGCTGCCGTTCTCCCGGCTCGCGCCGTCCTTGGGCGGACGCATGACGGAAACTCCGATGACCCATGAGTCATCGAACGAAATGACGATCCGCCGCATCTCTCAAGCGGTACGGGTTATGAGCCGTCATACCGTCTGGGAAAGCCAGTGCATGGTCAAAGCGATCGCGGCCAAGAAAATGCTGGATCGGCGCCGGATCGAAAGCACGCTCTACCTGGGTACCGCTAGAGATGAACAAGGGAAAATGATTGCGCATGCCTGGCTTCGAAGCGGGCCGTTCTACGTAACCGGGGCCGAAGAGATGCACCTGTTCACGGTAGTGGCTTCTTTTGGAACGGACAACACGCAAG
It includes:
- a CDS encoding lasso peptide biosynthesis PqqD family chaperone, which codes for MKVYLAEQRITQSADSIVSDLNGEKVMFSVHSGKYYNLGRVGGRIWELLDLPMTANQLVDELVSEYSVARTTCEEQVDAFLRKLHQESLIEVRSLEAQR
- a CDS encoding lasso peptide biosynthesis B2 protein, whose translation is MLEAFICLGWARLLKALPFSRLAPSLGGRMTETPMTHESSNEMTIRRISQAVRVMSRHTVWESQCMVKAIAAKKMLDRRRIESTLYLGTARDEQGKMIAHAWLRSGPFYVTGAEEMHLFTVVASFGTDNTQGED